CAAGCCGACGCAGCTCGGACTCGACATCGGCGAAGGCGTATTCCGGGACTCGCTGCGGGACGTCCTCGAGACGGCGCGAGAGCGCGACGTCTTCGTCTGGCTGGACATGGAAGAGCATACGACCACCGACGCGACGCTCGACGCCTTCGAGACGTTCGCGCTCGAGTACGACTCCGACGGAACGCGATCCTCGTCGGGCCGACGGTCCGACGGCGGGATCGGGGTCTGTCTTCAGGCCAACCTGAAACGAACTCCCGAGGACGTCGAACGGCTCGCCGGGCTTCCCGGCAAGGTCCGGTTCGTTAGGGGCGGCGCCTACGACGAGCCGCGCGCGATCGCCTACCGGGACCCGGAGCGGATGGATCGGGCCTACCGGGACGTCCTCGAGTACGCCTTCGCCGCCTTCGACGACGGAGTCGCCGTCGCGACGCACGATCCCGCGATTATCGAGCACGCGCGCTCGCTGCGCGACCGGTACGACACGCCGTTCGAGATCCAGATGCTGATGGGCGTCCGGTCGGACGCGCAGGACGAACTCGCCGACGAATACGACGTTCGGCAGTACGTCCCGTACGGAACCCGGTGGAAGCGGTACTTCCTGAATCGGGTGACGGGAACCGACCACACGTTTCGCTTCGTCCTGCGGACGCTGCTCGATCGGGACGCGTTCTCGAGACCCTACTGAGCCGCGAGCCGTCCGCACGGTCCGGCCCTA
This DNA window, taken from Natronococcus sp. CG52, encodes the following:
- a CDS encoding proline dehydrogenase family protein produces the protein MILPVAKRFVAGETEAEALEHVRRLNERGICGMVNRLGTHHDNRRRVRADATAYRELVADIGDTGLDGEVSVKPTQLGLDIGEGVFRDSLRDVLETARERDVFVWLDMEEHTTTDATLDAFETFALEYDSDGTRSSSGRRSDGGIGVCLQANLKRTPEDVERLAGLPGKVRFVRGGAYDEPRAIAYRDPERMDRAYRDVLEYAFAAFDDGVAVATHDPAIIEHARSLRDRYDTPFEIQMLMGVRSDAQDELADEYDVRQYVPYGTRWKRYFLNRVTGTDHTFRFVLRTLLDRDAFSRPY